CGGTGCGATCGAACACCTCTTGCAACATTCCGCCCCAGCCGCAGCCAAGTTCCAAGATTTGCTCGCCCGGCTGAGGATCGACGAGGTTCATGATGAAGCGCGCCTTGTTGGTTTGCGCTTCTTCTAGCGTTTCGTGGCCGGTAATGTAATCGGCGCACGAGTAGAGCATGTACTTCTGATCGAGGAAGAGCTGATAAAAATCGTTGGACACATCGTAGTGTTCGGCGATTCCGCGTTCGTGCGGCGGCCGCAGGAAGTGCTTGAGCAGCGCGCCGCGGAACAAGCGCGGCGGAAACGAGAGTCGC
This sequence is a window from Pirellulales bacterium. Protein-coding genes within it:
- a CDS encoding class I SAM-dependent methyltransferase, whose protein sequence is MNGLLRHAAFVPETALLGPSYSVIKYLIRSPRPLDAEWTWRFITRKLSPFEDWVRLSFPPRLFRGALLKHFLRPPHERGIAEHYDVSNDFYQLFLDQKYMLYSCADYITGHETLEEAQTNKARFIMNLVDPQPGEQILELGCGWGGMLQEVFDRT